The Lactuca sativa cultivar Salinas chromosome 2, Lsat_Salinas_v11, whole genome shotgun sequence genome includes a window with the following:
- the LOC111887782 gene encoding probable aldo-keto reductase 2, which produces MTGVRRIKLGSQGLEVSALGLGCMGMSAFYGDPKPEPDMIKLIHHAINAGVTFLDTSDIYGPQTNEILIGKALKGGMREKVELATKFGIKYDSAAMEVCGDPAYVKYACEASLKRLGVDCIDLYYQHRIDKRVPIEITMGAMKELVEEGKIKYVGLSEASASTIRRAHAVHPITAIQLEWSLWSRDVEEDIIPTCRELGIGIVAYSPLGRGFFSSGPKMLENLDASDFRKYMPRFQAENLEHNTKMFERVNEMATKKGCTPSQLSLAWVHHQGNDVVPIPGTTKIENLEQNIGALSVKLTPEDMAELEAIASADSVKGDRYGAGISTYQDSDTPPLSSWKA; this is translated from the exons ATGACAGGAGTTCGAAGAATCAAACTGGGTTCACAGGGTTTAGAGGTATCGGCTCTGGGTTTGGGTTGTATGGGCATGTCCGCTTTCTATGGAGACCCCAAACCTGAACCTGACATGATCAAGCTCATCCACCACGCCATTAACGCCGGCGTTACCTTTCTCGACACCTCCGACATCTACGGCCCTCAAACCAACGAGATCCTTATCGGCAAG GCTTTGAAGGGAGGGATGAGGGAGAAAGTGGAGCTCGCAACCAAATTTGGTATCAAATACGATAGTGCTGCGATGGAGGTGTGTGGAGATCCGGCCTATGTAAAGTATGCTTGTGAAGCTAGCTTGAAGAGACTCGGTGTCGATTGTATCGATCTGTATTATCAGCACAGAATCGACAAGCGTGTGCCTATCGAAATCACA ATGGGAGCAATGAAGGAGCTTGTGGAAGAAGGGAAGATCAAATACGTTGGATTATCAGAAGCATCGGCATCAACCATCAGAAGAGCTCATGCTGTGCACCCAATAACAGCCATACAACTGGAATGGTCGTTGTGGTCAAGAGATGTTGAAGAAGATATTATTCCTACTTGCAG AGAACTTGGGATTGGGATTGTTGCATACAGTCCTCTTGGACGTGGGTTCTTCTCATCTGGCCCAAAGATGCTCGAGAACTTGGATGCTAGTGACTTCCGTAAG TATATGCCGAGGTTCCAAGCTGAAAATCTTGAACACAACACGAAAATGTTTGAGAGGGTGAATGAGATGGCGACAAAGAAGGGGTGCACCCCATCACAGCTATCATTGGCTTGGGTTCACCACCAGGGAAATGATGTGGTGCCAATTCCAGGAACTACAAAGATTGAGAATCTTGAACAGAACATTGGAGCTTTATCGGTGAAGTTAACACCAGAAGATATGGCTGAACTTGAAGCTATTGCTTCAGCTGATTCGGTGAAGGGGGACAGATATGGTGCTGGTATTTCAACATATCAGGATTCCGACACTCCTCCATTGTCATCTTGGAAAGCTTAA
- the LOC111888305 gene encoding 26S proteasome non-ATPase regulatory subunit 6 homolog gives MSPKGSSTIASHISSGPNKQVCRIEKVCLRDEVMTIVVADVVWIFDFDDMVPLYKTLAVNSVLEVDQKVLDSMCAKIAEELKKLDEKIADAEENLGESEVREAHLAKSLFYIRIGDKEKALEQLKVTEGKTVVVGKRMDLVFYTLQMGFFYMDFDLISRSIDKAKK, from the exons ATGTCTCCGAAAGGCTCTTCAACCATTGCTTCCCATATATCTTCAGGGCCTAATAAGCAGGTCTGCAGAATTGAGAAAGTTTGCCTTCGTGACGAGGTCATGACCATTGTCGTGGCCGACG TTGTGTGGATTTTTGATTTTGATGACATGGTGCCGTTGTACAAAACCCTAGCCGTGAATTCCGTGCTGGAAGTCGACCAGAAGGTCTTGGATTCGATGTGTGCTAAGATTGCCGAAGAGCTCAAGAAGCTCGATGAAAA AATCGCGGATGCTGAAGAAAATTTAGGAGAAAGTGAAGTTAGAGAAGCTCATTTGGCAAAATCTTTGTTCTACATCCGGATTGGTGACAAG GAGAAAGCACTAGAACAACTGAAGGTGACAGAAGGCAAAACAGTTGTTGTAGGGAAAAGAATGGACCTGGTATTTTACACTTTACAAATGGGTTTCTTCTACATGGATTTTGATCTTATATCAAGAAGCATCGATAAAGCAAAGAAATGA